One part of the Raphanus sativus cultivar WK10039 chromosome 7, ASM80110v3, whole genome shotgun sequence genome encodes these proteins:
- the LOC130498092 gene encoding uncharacterized protein LOC130498092, with product MCKGFGSTLTGPALQWYINLPTKSIKSFAALSDNFVEQFASSRDLEKNSDDIYEILQHRNEPLPSYIARFNQAKVAIPECDADTAISAFKRGLLPEGDLYKELIKYKCRIMEDVLSRAWAQVRWEEDVASRAKAGPKYDQKPSKPTRNDRDESSHSKSARETSNPNKGRYQHRPLPRSEGRMVSTWPDNFHLAITNRS from the coding sequence atgtgcaaaggATTCGGATCGACCTTGACCGGCCCCGCTCTTCAGTGGTATATCAACTTGCCCACCAAATCCATCAAatcctttgcagcccttagcgatAATTTCGTGGAGCAGTTCGCTAGCAGCCGTGACCTAGAGAAGAATTCAGATGATATCTATGAgatcctccagcataggaatgaGCCCCTTCCTTCTTACATAGCTCGCTTCAACCAGGCGAAGGTGGCTATTCCTGAGTGCGacgctgatacggctatctcagccttCAAGAGGGGTCTACTTCCAGAGGGAGACCTttacaaggagctgatcaaatacaagtgcaggaTTATGGAAGACGTGCTCTCCcgtgcttgggctcaagtaagatgggaagaagatgttgctaGTAGGGCTAAAGCCGGTCCGAAGTACGATCAGAAGCCGTCAAAGCCTACGAGGAATGACCGCGACGAGTCTTCCCACTCGAAGTCCGCCAGGGAGACTAGCAACCCGAATAAGGGCAGGTATCAGCATCGACCTTTGCCTAGATCCGAAGGGAGGATGGTGTCTACCTGGCCTGACAACTTCCATCTCGCGATAACTAACCGGAGCTGA
- the LOC130498093 gene encoding uncharacterized protein LOC130498093: MGPQVKWPPKVKVAEANRNPKRWCEFHSDHGHTTEDCIALKMEVAELLKKGPSLPIEAAPALPPQQDRVIHVITSGSEVSGINCAAAKKSTRNARNGREAEGPRRLLLGIDEISITAREQEKVLVPHHDALVISLTIANCLVKQILVDNGSSSNIIFYSAFADLGLEPAALTKKATPLVGFSGEVKQTLGEVLLPVYAEGVNQATKFLVVDCPSSYNVILGRPWIHDMGAVPSTFHQLVKFPTPWSIRAVKGDQENARSCYQTTLRGKTQIL; this comes from the exons ATGGGTCCTCAAGTTAAGTGGCCTCCTAAGGTGAAGGTCGCGGAGGCTAATCGAAATCCCAAGCGATGGTGCGAGTTCCATAGTGATCATGGCCATACTACGGAGGATTGCATAGCCCTAAAGATGGAAGTCgccgagctcctcaagaaag GTCCCAGCCTCCCTATCGAGGCAGCTCCTGCATTGCCACCACAGCAAGACCGGGTGATCCACGTCATCACAAGTGGATCAGAGGTGAGCGGAATTAACTGTGCCGCAGCAAAGAAAAGTACTCGCAATGCCAGGAACGGCCGGGAGGCCGAGGGTCCCAGGCGCCTGCTCCTTGGAATAGATGAGATCAGTATCACTGCaagggagcaggagaaggtcctCGTCCCTCATCATGACGCTCTcgtcatttcacttaccatagcaaactgcttggtcaagcaGATACTAGTAGATaatgggagctccagcaacataaTCTTCTATTCGGCCTTCGCCGACCTAGGTTTGGAACCTGCAGCTCTAACCAAAAAGGCAACTCCCCTCgtaggcttcagtggagaaGTCAAACAAACCTTGGGAGAGGTCCTTCTTCCTGTGTATGCCGAAGGGGTAAACCAAGCCACGAAGTTCCTGGTCGTCGACTGCCCCTCATCATACAACGTGATAttgggaaggccttggatccatgacatgggagccgtaccttcgACTTTTCATCAGCTGGTCAAGTTCCCAACCCCTTGGAGCATCAGAGCGGTCAAGGGGGATCAAGAGAATGCCAGGTCTTGCTATCAAACTACCCTTAGGGGAAAGACTCAGATtttatag